The DNA segment ATCAGCGATATCCATCAGGAGCCGCTGAGTCTCCCCCGAGCGGACGATGTCGTCGACGACGAGCACGCGCTCGCCGGACTCGATCGCGTTTGCGGGCAGTGAGTAGGTCAACTCGATGCCGGGCGTGACGCGCTGGCGGGTCTCGACGAACTCCTCGACGGCCGTCTCGCGGGACTTCTTGGCGTAGGCGGTGCGGGCGCCGTAGTACCGCGCGACTGCCGAGGCGAAGGTGATCCCGTCGGTCGCGGCGGTCAACACCACGTCCGGGCGGTCGAAGCCGACGTCTTCCGCAACGACGACCGCCGCGGCGTCAAGCAGCGTCTGATCGAAGACGAGGTCCGTGTTGTCGACGTACCCCTCCTCGTCAGTCCGGAGCCGCGCGTCCAGTTCCTCTGCGACCAGTTCCCGCCCGAACCCGGCGACGACTTCGCGGGCGCGATCGAGTCCGGGGAGGACGTGGCCGTTGACGTAGCGATTCAGATCGCCGGCTGGCAGGCCGGTCTCGGCCGCCAGTTCGTCGTAGGTCAGCGACTCCTTGCGCGCCCGCAGAATCTCGACGGCGCGCAATTGGAGGGTGGCCTTCTCGACGCGATTCATACTCCCGCGTTGCTACGTCCCGAATATGAATATATCGGTTGTAAGAATAGTGGAAATAGACACGAGTGTGGAACAGACGGCTGTGGAGGTCACCGGATGGACCTTCGAGCAAGTGCTAGTTTCTGTCCGCGAGCAACTGCGAGGCGGTCACGAGCGACTCCAGTTGCAGGTCGTGCTCGGCGAGGTTCTCGGTCGCGCCTTCCTGGCGATCGACGACGACGAACACGCGCTCGACGACGGCCCCGGCCTCGCGCAGGGCCGCTGCGGCGTCGATCGCGCTCTGGCCGGTGGTGGCGATGTCTTCCAGGATGATGACTTCCTCGCCGTCCTCCAGGTCGCCTTCGATCAGGTTGGCGGTGCCGTACTCCTTCTGCTGTTTGCGCGCGATGACGTAGGGCCGGCCGGTCTCGACGCTGGTGACGGCGACGATCGGCACCGCACCGAGTGCGACGCCGGCCAGTTTCGGCCCCGCCGAGCCGAGCCGGTCGGCGAACGACTGTGCGATCAGATCCAGACAGTGGGGGTCGGTCTCAAAGAGGTACTTGTCGACGTAGTAGTCGCTCGTCCCGCCGTGGGAGAGCTCGAACTCGCCGAACTTGACGGCCTCGGCCGCGCGCAGCGCGTCGATGAGTCGCTGGGTGTCCATACTATCGGGTGGTCCGGCGTTCCGGTAATACCCATCGGATTCCCCCGAACTTTTGTCCGCGAGCGCCCCACCTCCGGTCGATGACTGACCTCGATGCGGCCGCGGCGGCGATCGAGTCCGGCGAGCTAGTCGTCTACCCGACCGAGACGGTGTACGGACTCGGTGCCGACGCGCTCGACCCGGCGGCCGTCGAGGCCGTCTTCGAGGCCAAGGGCCGCGACCGGGAGCAACCGATCTCGCTTGCCGTGCCCGACGCCAAGACCGCGCTCGAATACACCGCGCCGACCACGACCGAGCGGGTGTTTATGCACGAGTTTCTCCCCGGTCCGGTGACGATGCTGGTCGACCGCCGCGAGATGGTCCCGGACGTGCTCACGGCGGGTCGCGAGCAGGTCGGCCTCCGGATCCCCGACCACGAACTCGCCCTCGAACTGCTGGGGCGCGTCGAGCCGATCACCGCAACCAGCGCGAACGTCAGCGGCCAGCCGAGCGCCCGTCGGGTGGCCGATCTCGACGCGATCACGGAGTCGGCGTCGGTCGTCCTTGAGGGGGGCGAGACCGCCGGCACCGGGAGCACGGTCGTCGACGTCGAGGCCGGCGAGATCCACCGCCGCGGTGCCAACGCGGACGCCGTCGAGGCCTGGCTGGATGAACGATAACCGCTCGCTTTCGCATGGCCGATCACCCCAACAGCGAGCGCAGCGACCGCGTCTGGACGCCACAACCCTCGCGATACTCACAGGCCTGGCACTTCTGGCGGTTTTCGGTCCGGCTCGGCGGTCCGTCGATCGAGTCGGCGGTCCGCAGCGCGGCCCGGTACTGTGACCGGCGCCGCGCCGACAGCTCGATCTCCCGTATCACGCCGTAGGCCGGATACTCGGCGAACGCCCGCTCGACCGACTGTTCGCGCTCCCAGGACAGCGCCAGCGCGGCCGCGACGAGATGGACTGACTGCGGTTCCCAGACGCCCTGCTCGGGCGGCCGACCGGCGAACACCAGCGACGGCGCGAGCGGCTGTTCGAGCACCTTGTGAGCGACCCCTCGAGCGTCCTTCCCTTCGAGCATCGCGTCCCGGGCCGGCGGATCGACGAGTTGCTCCCAGGCGTCCAGCCCGGCCTTGTGACAGCCGACTCGCGACCGGAACGTCGTGGGCGTCACCTCGATCGGCGCCGCGAGCAGTGCTGTCTCGTCCGCCAGCAACTCGTCGTACTCGAAGGCCACCTGTCGTCGATCCGCTACGCCGTCGGGGATCGATTCCCCGAGGTCGGGATCGCGCTGTCGATAGTACAGCTTGCGGGGACAGTACGCGGCGGTCGCGACGTCGCGAAACGAGTGCATACCACGCGTGGGCCGGAATCGTGT comes from the Halapricum desulfuricans genome and includes:
- a CDS encoding CRISPR-associated protein Cas4 — encoded protein: MHSFRDVATAAYCPRKLYYRQRDPDLGESIPDGVADRRQVAFEYDELLADETALLAAPIEVTPTTFRSRVGCHKAGLDAWEQLVDPPARDAMLEGKDARGVAHKVLEQPLAPSLVFAGRPPEQGVWEPQSVHLVAAALALSWEREQSVERAFAEYPAYGVIREIELSARRRSQYRAALRTADSIDGPPSRTENRQKCQACEYREGCGVQTRSLRSLLG
- a CDS encoding L-threonylcarbamoyladenylate synthase, giving the protein MTDLDAAAAAIESGELVVYPTETVYGLGADALDPAAVEAVFEAKGRDREQPISLAVPDAKTALEYTAPTTTERVFMHEFLPGPVTMLVDRREMVPDVLTAGREQVGLRIPDHELALELLGRVEPITATSANVSGQPSARRVADLDAITESASVVLEGGETAGTGSTVVDVEAGEIHRRGANADAVEAWLDER
- a CDS encoding phosphoribosyltransferase family protein, which encodes MNRVEKATLQLRAVEILRARKESLTYDELAAETGLPAGDLNRYVNGHVLPGLDRAREVVAGFGRELVAEELDARLRTDEEGYVDNTDLVFDQTLLDAAAVVVAEDVGFDRPDVVLTAATDGITFASAVARYYGARTAYAKKSRETAVEEFVETRQRVTPGIELTYSLPANAIESGERVLVVDDIVRSGETQRLLMDIADQVDAEVVGAAVLVAADSEGIETVREATDAPVVALTST
- the pyrE gene encoding orotate phosphoribosyltransferase; its protein translation is MDTQRLIDALRAAEAVKFGEFELSHGGTSDYYVDKYLFETDPHCLDLIAQSFADRLGSAGPKLAGVALGAVPIVAVTSVETGRPYVIARKQQKEYGTANLIEGDLEDGEEVIILEDIATTGQSAIDAAAALREAGAVVERVFVVVDRQEGATENLAEHDLQLESLVTASQLLADRN